The following proteins come from a genomic window of Natrinema saccharevitans:
- the fdhF gene encoding formate dehydrogenase subunit alpha → MSSDQQEPVKTICPYCGVGCGIKVQPGEESGDVRFMPWGEAPVNEGRICIKGGAATEVVDHEDRLTEPRIKEDGEFREASWEEAYEYVADELERIREEYGPDAMGFFGSSKVMNEENYLLQKLARRYGTNNVDNCTRMCHASTVWALRTSLGAGAMTNSMRDLREEADLFWIQGANPGEQHPIANSQYFRQAVLEGATVIQVDPHANKTTRSFEIDDTDPHQHLQLNPGTDIPLLNIVLKTILEHHEENPEDGWIDEAFVAERTEGFEDLKATLEDFDKEAAAEECGVPLEAIELAAKQYATADNAAIFTGMGMSQHACGVDNVQNEINLALITGNLGRPGTGVNPLRGQNNVQGTCDVGAMPNVLPGYQLVDDDEARESVEDVWGFEIPDEPGLTNVEISYEAGDSIKGLYVMGENPVMSEPDANAVAERLADLEFTVVQDIFHTETADYADVILPATTWAERGGTVTNTDRRVQRMRGVGKVHENTRHDREILTEIGTRLFDKGFDFADPEEIFEELRQVCPSYHGMTYDLLGEEGLHWPCYEPGDEGDPFLYEDEFETESGLGHIEGVEHTPPAETPDDEYPLILTTARLEEHYNTGTMSTRSPTLNKQTPENFVDVHPADAERYGIEDGEYVRLRSRRGEITLEAHVTEDTTEGVVWTTPHFAAASANKLTNHVLDERAKIPEYKAAAAEIDVDIEPLGETADPAADD, encoded by the coding sequence ATGTCCAGCGATCAACAGGAGCCAGTCAAGACGATCTGTCCGTACTGCGGGGTCGGCTGCGGGATCAAAGTACAACCGGGCGAGGAGTCCGGCGACGTCCGGTTCATGCCGTGGGGCGAAGCCCCGGTCAACGAGGGCCGGATCTGCATCAAAGGCGGCGCGGCGACGGAGGTGGTCGACCACGAGGACCGGCTCACCGAGCCGCGGATCAAGGAGGACGGCGAGTTCCGCGAGGCCTCCTGGGAGGAGGCCTACGAGTACGTCGCCGACGAACTCGAGCGGATCCGCGAGGAGTACGGCCCGGACGCGATGGGCTTTTTCGGCTCCTCGAAAGTGATGAACGAGGAGAACTACCTCCTCCAGAAGCTGGCCCGCCGGTACGGCACCAACAACGTCGACAACTGCACGCGGATGTGCCACGCCTCCACGGTCTGGGCGCTGCGGACGAGTCTCGGCGCGGGAGCGATGACCAACAGTATGCGCGACCTCCGCGAAGAGGCGGACCTGTTCTGGATTCAGGGCGCGAACCCGGGCGAGCAACACCCCATCGCGAACAGCCAGTACTTCCGGCAGGCGGTGCTGGAGGGCGCGACCGTCATCCAGGTCGACCCCCACGCGAACAAGACGACGCGGTCGTTCGAGATCGACGACACCGACCCCCACCAGCACCTGCAACTGAATCCGGGCACCGACATCCCGCTGCTGAACATCGTCCTCAAGACGATCCTCGAGCACCACGAGGAGAACCCCGAGGACGGCTGGATCGACGAGGCCTTCGTCGCGGAGCGCACCGAAGGGTTCGAGGACCTGAAAGCGACGCTCGAGGACTTCGACAAAGAAGCCGCGGCCGAGGAGTGTGGCGTCCCGCTCGAGGCGATCGAACTGGCCGCGAAGCAGTACGCGACGGCCGACAACGCGGCCATCTTCACCGGGATGGGGATGAGCCAGCACGCCTGCGGCGTCGACAACGTGCAAAACGAGATCAACCTCGCGCTGATCACCGGCAACCTCGGGCGGCCCGGCACCGGCGTCAACCCACTGCGGGGCCAGAACAACGTCCAGGGGACCTGTGACGTCGGCGCGATGCCGAACGTCCTGCCGGGCTACCAGCTGGTCGACGACGACGAGGCCCGCGAATCGGTCGAAGACGTGTGGGGCTTCGAGATCCCCGACGAGCCCGGGCTGACGAACGTCGAGATTTCCTACGAGGCGGGCGACTCGATCAAGGGCCTCTACGTCATGGGCGAGAACCCCGTCATGAGCGAACCCGACGCCAACGCCGTCGCCGAGCGGCTCGCGGACCTCGAGTTCACCGTCGTGCAGGACATCTTCCACACGGAGACCGCGGACTACGCCGACGTGATCCTGCCGGCGACGACGTGGGCCGAACGGGGCGGCACCGTCACCAATACCGACCGGCGGGTCCAGCGGATGCGCGGCGTCGGAAAAGTCCACGAGAACACGAGACACGACCGGGAGATCCTGACCGAGATCGGGACGCGGCTGTTCGATAAGGGGTTCGACTTCGCGGACCCCGAGGAGATCTTCGAGGAACTCCGGCAGGTCTGTCCCAGCTACCACGGGATGACTTACGACCTGCTCGGCGAGGAGGGGCTGCACTGGCCCTGCTACGAGCCCGGCGACGAGGGTGATCCGTTCCTCTACGAGGACGAGTTCGAGACCGAGAGCGGTCTGGGCCACATCGAGGGGGTCGAACACACCCCGCCCGCGGAGACCCCCGACGACGAGTACCCGCTGATCCTCACGACCGCCCGCCTCGAGGAACACTACAACACCGGGACGATGAGTACCCGCTCGCCGACGCTGAACAAGCAGACCCCGGAGAACTTCGTGGACGTGCATCCCGCGGACGCAGAGCGGTACGGGATCGAGGACGGCGAGTACGTCCGCCTGCGCTCGCGGCGGGGCGAGATCACACTCGAGGCCCACGTCACCGAGGACACGACGGAGGGCGTCGTCTGGACGACGCCGCATTTCGCCGCCGCGTCGGCGAACAAGCTGACGAACCACGTCCTCGATGAGCGCGCGAAGATCCCCGAGTACAAGGCCGCGGCCGCGGAGATCGACGTCGACATCGAGCCGCTCGGCGAGACCGCCGATCCCGCGGCCGACGACTGA
- a CDS encoding DMT family transporter, translating into MDVRVDREPAPLLALGVAVAAASTSAVLVRWSAAPSSVAAFYRVLFTTVLVAPVAATRHRGAFTRLSVRDLAGAVVAGVALAVHFAAWFESLAHTSVAASVTLVQSQPVFVALGAWLVLGERLTRATAAGIAVALAGATAMSLGDAGGSALAGTTTYGNALALLGAVTVAGYVLAGRSIRQRVPLFPYVTVVYGACAVALFALVGLQGHAYVGYPPREWALFLALAVGPGLLGHTVSNWALAHLESVVVSVAWLGEPVGATLLALALLGEVPTPVTIAGGLVVIAGVAVTTLERDRRADAAG; encoded by the coding sequence ATGGACGTGCGCGTCGACCGCGAGCCGGCACCGCTGCTCGCCCTCGGGGTCGCGGTGGCCGCGGCGAGTACCAGCGCCGTCCTCGTCCGCTGGAGTGCGGCCCCGAGTTCGGTCGCGGCGTTCTACCGCGTTCTCTTCACGACGGTACTGGTCGCGCCAGTCGCCGCGACCCGCCACCGCGGGGCCTTCACACGGCTCTCCGTCCGGGACCTCGCGGGCGCGGTCGTCGCCGGCGTCGCGCTGGCGGTCCACTTCGCCGCGTGGTTCGAGAGTCTCGCACACACCAGCGTCGCCGCCAGCGTCACGCTCGTCCAGAGCCAGCCGGTCTTCGTCGCGCTGGGGGCGTGGCTGGTCCTCGGCGAGCGACTCACGCGAGCGACCGCCGCCGGGATCGCCGTCGCGCTCGCGGGGGCGACGGCGATGTCGCTCGGCGACGCTGGCGGTTCGGCCCTCGCCGGGACGACGACGTACGGCAACGCCCTCGCCCTGCTCGGCGCGGTGACCGTCGCCGGCTACGTGCTGGCCGGCCGCTCGATCCGCCAGCGGGTCCCGCTCTTTCCCTACGTCACCGTCGTCTACGGTGCCTGCGCGGTCGCGCTCTTCGCCCTCGTGGGCCTGCAGGGCCACGCCTACGTCGGCTATCCGCCCCGCGAGTGGGCGCTCTTTCTCGCGCTGGCGGTCGGCCCCGGCCTCCTCGGCCACACGGTGAGCAACTGGGCGCTCGCTCACCTCGAGTCGGTCGTCGTCAGCGTCGCCTGGCTCGGCGAACCGGTCGGCGCGACGCTGCTCGCGCTCGCCCTGCTGGGGGAGGTCCCGACCCCGGTCACGATCGCCGGCGGCCTCGTCGTAATCGCCGGCGTCGCGGTGACGACGCTCGAGCGGGACCGGCGCGCCGACGCGGCGGGCTGA
- a CDS encoding nitrous oxide reductase accessory protein NosL codes for MTDEGIDRRRFIGALAAGAGAGIAGCLGEDGSEDGSSAQVYEPSLEGIEDGPFEYPEGMTCAVCGMTAADFPESSQLRHENGQAAVFESPGCLFAYVVSSTPDSPIDGAWTVDRKTGEQIDATEAHYVLITDETAVDDPMGIDPKAFADREDALSYLEAWEAEDLSPEDDIITGLEPVDLEIAAIYRPHRVPDE; via the coding sequence ATGACCGACGAGGGGATCGATCGGCGGCGGTTCATCGGCGCGCTCGCGGCGGGAGCAGGCGCGGGCATCGCCGGCTGTCTCGGCGAGGACGGATCCGAGGACGGTTCCTCCGCGCAGGTGTACGAACCCTCGCTCGAGGGCATCGAGGACGGGCCGTTCGAGTACCCCGAGGGGATGACCTGTGCGGTCTGTGGGATGACCGCCGCGGACTTTCCCGAATCGAGCCAGCTCCGTCACGAGAACGGGCAGGCTGCCGTGTTCGAGTCGCCGGGCTGTCTGTTCGCGTACGTGGTCTCGTCGACGCCGGACTCGCCGATCGACGGCGCGTGGACGGTCGATCGCAAAACCGGCGAGCAGATCGACGCGACCGAGGCCCACTACGTCCTCATCACCGACGAGACGGCGGTCGACGATCCGATGGGAATCGATCCCAAAGCGTTCGCCGACCGCGAGGACGCCCTGAGCTACCTCGAGGCGTGGGAGGCCGAGGACCTCTCGCCCGAGGACGACATCATCACCGGACTCGAGCCGGTCGACCTCGAGATCGCGGCGATCTACCGCCCGCACCGGGTGCCCGACGAGTAG
- a CDS encoding SRPBCC family protein, with protein sequence MPTYERETTVRSPFEDVWAFHSQISGLEGLTPDWMNLRVERVIGPDGEPDPNVLEPGSEIALSMRPFGVGPRQHWTSVITAREREDGSAYFRDEMVHGPFDRWEHTHSFYADGRRTRLRDRVTYELPLGGLGDAIGPLSNLGFEAMFRARHRLAKARLE encoded by the coding sequence ATGCCTACCTACGAACGCGAGACGACCGTTCGATCGCCCTTCGAGGACGTCTGGGCCTTCCACTCGCAGATCTCCGGCCTCGAGGGGCTGACGCCCGACTGGATGAACCTGCGCGTCGAGCGCGTGATCGGGCCCGACGGGGAGCCGGATCCGAACGTCCTCGAGCCCGGCTCCGAGATCGCGCTCTCGATGCGGCCCTTCGGCGTCGGGCCGCGCCAGCACTGGACGTCGGTGATCACGGCGCGCGAACGCGAGGACGGCTCGGCGTATTTCCGGGACGAGATGGTCCACGGCCCGTTCGACCGCTGGGAACACACCCACTCGTTCTACGCCGACGGCCGACGGACCCGGCTCCGGGATCGAGTCACCTACGAACTCCCGCTCGGCGGTCTCGGGGACGCGATCGGCCCGCTCTCGAATCTGGGGTTCGAGGCCATGTTCCGGGCGCGCCACCGGCTGGCGAAGGCCCGCCTCGAGTGA
- the lrpA1 gene encoding HTH-type transcriptional regulator LrpA1: protein MSTQATEDRILEVLEEDAQASYAEIADRANVSKPTVRKYINQLEEEGVIVGYSADIDPKKLSSQTIAMVGLDVASERYVEATKAIKDLEEVEALYSSSGDHMLMAEVRAEDGDALGEIISADLLEIDGVTAAHPSFLQERLK, encoded by the coding sequence ATGAGTACGCAGGCGACGGAAGACCGCATCCTCGAGGTCCTCGAGGAGGACGCCCAGGCGTCCTACGCCGAGATCGCCGATCGGGCGAACGTCTCGAAGCCCACGGTACGAAAGTACATCAACCAGCTCGAGGAGGAGGGGGTGATCGTCGGCTACTCGGCCGACATCGATCCGAAGAAGCTCTCGAGCCAGACGATCGCGATGGTCGGACTCGACGTGGCGAGCGAGCGGTACGTCGAGGCGACGAAAGCGATCAAGGATCTCGAGGAGGTCGAGGCGCTGTACAGTTCCAGCGGCGACCACATGTTGATGGCCGAAGTGCGCGCCGAGGACGGCGACGCCCTGGGCGAGATCATCTCCGCGGACCTCCTCGAGATCGACGGCGTGACCGCGGCCCATCCCTCGTTCCTCCAGGAGCGTCTCAAGTAA
- a CDS encoding thiamine pyrophosphate-dependent enzyme has protein sequence MSAFNAIGEEREIDRDEFTPGVEPQPTWCPGCGDFGVLKSLKQALPEVGKTPEEVLTVTGIGCSGKLNSYLDTYGFHTIHGRSLPVARAAKLANPDLEVVAAGGDGDGYGIGGNHFIHTARENHDMTYIVFNNEIFGLTKGQTSPTSPKGHKSKTQPSGSAKTPIRPLSQSLTAGASYIARTAAVNPNQAKEIIAEAIEHDGFAHVDFLTQCPTWNKDARQYVPYIDVQESDDYEFDVTDRAEAAEMMRETEDVLNEGTVLTGRYYVDEDRPSYTEEKAAVGELPDEPLAERYFDDDAEWERSYDLLERHT, from the coding sequence ATGAGCGCATTCAACGCAATCGGTGAGGAGCGAGAGATCGACCGGGACGAGTTCACCCCCGGCGTCGAACCGCAGCCGACCTGGTGTCCGGGCTGTGGCGACTTCGGCGTCCTGAAATCCCTGAAACAGGCGCTGCCGGAGGTCGGTAAGACCCCCGAAGAGGTGCTGACCGTCACCGGAATCGGCTGTTCGGGCAAGCTGAACAGCTACCTCGACACGTACGGCTTCCACACCATCCACGGCCGCTCGCTGCCGGTCGCCCGCGCGGCCAAGCTGGCGAATCCGGACCTCGAGGTCGTCGCCGCGGGCGGGGACGGCGACGGCTACGGGATCGGCGGCAACCACTTCATCCACACGGCCCGGGAGAACCACGACATGACCTACATCGTGTTCAACAACGAGATCTTCGGGCTGACGAAGGGCCAGACCTCGCCGACGAGCCCGAAGGGCCACAAGTCGAAAACGCAGCCCTCGGGCAGCGCGAAGACGCCGATCCGGCCGCTCTCGCAGTCGCTGACCGCCGGCGCGAGCTACATCGCCCGCACCGCCGCGGTCAACCCCAACCAGGCCAAGGAGATCATCGCCGAGGCCATCGAACACGACGGCTTCGCCCACGTCGACTTCCTGACCCAGTGTCCGACCTGGAACAAGGACGCCCGACAGTACGTTCCGTACATCGACGTCCAGGAGTCCGACGACTACGAGTTCGACGTCACCGACCGCGCGGAAGCCGCCGAGATGATGCGCGAGACCGAGGACGTCCTCAACGAGGGGACCGTCCTCACGGGCCGGTATTACGTCGACGAGGACCGGCCGTCCTACACCGAAGAGAAGGCCGCCGTCGGCGAACTCCCGGACGAACCGCTGGCGGAACGGTACTTCGACGACGACGCCGAGTGGGAGCGCAGCTACGACCTCCTCGAGCGTCACACGTAG